The following are from one region of the Betaproteobacteria bacterium genome:
- a CDS encoding hemerythrin domain-containing protein: protein MATSTTTRKPPQRRKPAAPDAIAILKDDHKKVDEMFKRFDKLKEDGDEKLALVQKICQELTIHTKVEEEIFYPALRDAIVDADMMDEADVEHASAKALIAELTQMKPGGDHYDAKVTVLGEYIRHHVKEEQQEMFPKARSAKVDLKALGKAIAERKQELSGSGGTAGEGARRAAASAAA, encoded by the coding sequence ATGGCCACCAGCACCACAACCCGCAAGCCGCCGCAGCGACGCAAGCCTGCTGCACCTGACGCGATCGCCATCCTCAAGGACGATCACAAGAAGGTGGACGAGATGTTCAAGCGCTTCGACAAGCTGAAGGAAGACGGCGACGAGAAGCTCGCGCTCGTGCAGAAGATCTGTCAGGAGCTGACGATCCACACCAAGGTGGAAGAGGAGATCTTCTACCCTGCGCTGCGCGATGCGATCGTCGACGCCGACATGATGGACGAGGCCGACGTCGAGCACGCTTCGGCGAAGGCGCTGATCGCGGAGCTGACTCAAATGAAGCCCGGCGGCGATCATTACGACGCAAAGGTCACGGTGCTGGGGGAATACATCCGGCATCACGTCAAGGAGGAGCAACAGGAGATGTTCCCCAAGGCGCGCTCGGCGAAGGTCGATCTGAAAGCTCTCGGCAAGGCCATCGCGGAACGCAAGCAGGAGCTTTCCGGCAGTGGCGGGACAGCGGGTGAAGGCGCTCGCCGCGCCGCCGCGTCGGCAGCCGCGTAA
- a CDS encoding CHASE3 domain-containing protein, with the protein MTTDRAKRNPMVALHALTRLPRAISLMLFGAAGILLANAYISFQNTHMLQDVNAWIVHSANVLEKSARVNAQLQRAVGVERGFLLTGQESFLEPYASAAAEVLERLSELQSLTIDNELQQGRVNRLVALVKERLAELDGTIAVYRERGPQAALAQVARNESRALSNEVQSILAELRTEEELLRENREQELMRSTRFAAFSGLVAVAVGLSQLLLSWYVIALYLERRRASERELKRVNTDLERIVQMRTDTLSRLSRHLMTVREEEKAKIARELHDELGSNLTAARMDLAWVTQRVADHPTVAQRVARASDAVRATVDLGRRIIHDLRPPLLDNLGLSAAIEAHVAEFGQRSGLQVEIDVDEELPELAEGCPIALFRIMQEALTNVLRYAKAGRVRVSLRRDGHNVVLEITDDGIGIADDILDKPMAHGMLGMRERAAQIGGTFHVARGAASKGTLVRVTLPCVAHKAAPQDGCGAADSVQD; encoded by the coding sequence ATGACGACAGACCGAGCCAAGAGGAATCCCATGGTGGCACTGCACGCGCTCACCCGTCTTCCGCGCGCGATCTCGCTGATGCTCTTCGGAGCGGCCGGGATTCTGCTCGCGAACGCATACATCTCCTTTCAGAACACGCATATGCTCCAGGACGTGAACGCCTGGATCGTCCACTCTGCCAACGTGCTCGAGAAAAGCGCGCGGGTCAACGCACAGCTACAGCGCGCCGTTGGCGTGGAGCGCGGGTTCCTGCTGACGGGACAGGAGAGCTTTCTCGAACCGTATGCGTCTGCCGCCGCGGAGGTTCTGGAACGTTTGTCGGAGCTGCAGTCGCTCACCATCGACAACGAGCTCCAGCAGGGACGCGTGAACCGGCTCGTGGCGCTGGTCAAGGAGCGGCTAGCCGAGCTCGACGGAACGATCGCCGTGTACCGCGAGCGCGGACCGCAGGCTGCCCTCGCACAGGTCGCCAGGAACGAGTCGCGCGCGCTATCGAACGAGGTCCAAAGCATCCTCGCCGAGCTGCGCACCGAGGAGGAGCTCCTGCGGGAAAACCGCGAACAGGAGCTCATGCGCAGCACGCGTTTCGCCGCCTTCTCCGGGCTGGTGGCAGTCGCCGTCGGCTTGAGCCAGCTGCTGCTCTCCTGGTACGTGATCGCCCTCTATCTCGAGCGCCGGCGCGCGAGCGAGCGCGAGCTCAAGCGCGTCAATACCGACCTCGAGCGGATCGTGCAGATGCGCACCGACACGCTTTCGCGCCTGTCCCGGCATCTCATGACCGTGCGCGAGGAGGAGAAGGCGAAGATCGCGCGCGAACTGCACGACGAGCTCGGCAGCAATCTGACCGCCGCGCGCATGGATCTGGCCTGGGTAACCCAGCGCGTCGCAGACCATCCAACCGTCGCGCAGCGCGTGGCACGGGCGTCGGACGCGGTGCGGGCGACGGTCGATCTCGGGCGGCGCATCATCCACGATCTGCGTCCGCCGCTGCTCGACAATCTCGGCTTATCCGCGGCGATCGAGGCGCATGTCGCAGAGTTCGGCCAACGCTCCGGGCTGCAGGTCGAGATCGATGTCGACGAGGAACTGCCCGAGCTCGCCGAAGGCTGCCCGATAGCCCTCTTCCGCATCATGCAGGAGGCGCTCACCAACGTGCTGCGCTATGCCAAGGCCGGTCGCGTGCGCGTCTCGCTGCGGCGCGACGGCCACAATGTCGTGCTGGAGATCACCGACGACGGGATCGGTATTGCCGACGATATCCTCGACAAACCGATGGCGCACGGCATGCTGGGCATGCGGGAACGCGCCGCGCAGATCGGCGGCACATTCCATGTCGCCCGTGGCGCGGCGAGCAAGGGAACGCTGGTGCGGGTGACATTGCCGTGCGTGGCGCACAAGGCGGCACCGCAGGACGGGTGCGGCGCCGCCGATTCCGTGCAGGACTAG
- a CDS encoding hemerythrin domain-containing protein translates to MAARTESAARLPLRSAPSVAPDAITLLKQDHQRIDALFRHFEQLERDGVEKAAVVQMICTELRLHTQVEEEIFYPAVRAATGEAALTDEADVEHALARALVEELESMKPGDDHYNAMVAVLATYERQHMEKEHQEMFPRACATRLDLERLGAAIAVRKRELLGQSENATEPAPRAIGARLLS, encoded by the coding sequence ATGGCTGCCCGCACAGAATCCGCCGCGCGCCTGCCACTGCGCAGCGCGCCGTCCGTCGCGCCCGACGCGATCACCCTGCTCAAGCAGGATCACCAGCGCATCGACGCGCTGTTCCGCCATTTCGAGCAACTCGAGCGCGATGGCGTCGAGAAAGCCGCGGTCGTGCAGATGATCTGCACCGAGCTTCGCCTCCACACCCAGGTCGAGGAAGAGATCTTCTATCCGGCGGTGCGCGCGGCCACCGGCGAAGCCGCGCTCACCGACGAGGCCGACGTCGAGCATGCGCTCGCCCGCGCGCTGGTCGAGGAACTGGAGTCCATGAAGCCGGGCGACGATCATTACAACGCCATGGTTGCGGTGCTCGCGACGTACGAGCGGCAGCACATGGAAAAGGAGCACCAGGAGATGTTTCCGCGTGCGTGCGCCACCCGCCTCGATCTCGAGCGGCTGGGCGCGGCGATCGCCGTGCGCAAGCGCGAACTGCTGGGGCAGTCCGAGAACGCGACGGAGCCGGCGCCGCGCGCGATCGGTGCGCGCTTGCTGTCGTAA